A genomic window from Fimbriimonadaceae bacterium includes:
- a CDS encoding S9 family peptidase, translating into MSPTIAWTRWTTIGLVATLALTAVAQDRLQNMPRYDRYEKMRREIAGSVKRGDLRVAWAADSQSFTFSRDGKTLRYTVATGKTAESEPETGPTGPATGRRGQRGGAPARGRQFGSATSPDEKFTATYRDGNIVLKGPDGEHPLTTEGDPSKRIKYGQASWVYGEELRVREAMWFSPDSTMLAFYRFDETGVQDYFLTLDVSKVQDRLDVEAYPKAGSKNPEVALLVADVATRSLVTIDTNFDTGTPDLGHYVYGVQWSPDGQELLFNRTNRKQNVMEFCAADPKTGKCRVIVRESSPESWTDNSPPITFLDPQPGKPRRFLWTSARNGYYNLYLGDLGGAPLKAVTQNQFDLAGIERVDEKAGVVYYMARDGDTPYKAQLHRVGLDGKGDKRLTDPKFNHSVDLAPDGSTFLDTFESNDVPPSTRICDAAGKELAVLAESDVAQFEALGLQKVESFTYLAADGKTVLYGQLHKPSDFDPSKKYPLIVSLYAGPESGGSLARFSTPNPITEMGFLVASFEGRGTNGRGKAFKDAVYGKLGVVEIDDQAAGVKALRERPYVDGNRVGVYGTSYGGYASTMCLLRHPDVFQAAVASSSVTDWRNYDTIYTERYMGLPSEDENKAGYDEGSAMKYARDLKGHLMLFYGTADNNVHPANTYQLAQALQRAGKSFDMMAGPDMGHSGINQTRMWEFFVDHLILSTSGDDVERLHAAWRKSVSHRRGLAIQKP; encoded by the coding sequence ATGTCGCCCACAATTGCTTGGACCCGTTGGACCACGATCGGCCTCGTCGCCACTCTGGCGCTGACCGCCGTCGCCCAGGATCGACTCCAGAACATGCCGCGATACGACCGTTACGAGAAGATGCGCCGGGAGATCGCCGGCTCCGTGAAGCGCGGCGACCTCCGGGTCGCCTGGGCCGCGGATTCCCAATCGTTCACCTTCAGCCGGGACGGAAAGACCCTGCGCTACACGGTGGCCACCGGAAAGACCGCCGAGTCCGAACCCGAAACCGGGCCGACCGGACCGGCAACCGGACGACGCGGCCAGCGCGGCGGCGCACCCGCGCGCGGCCGGCAGTTTGGAAGCGCGACTTCCCCCGACGAAAAGTTCACCGCCACGTACCGGGACGGGAACATCGTGCTCAAGGGTCCGGACGGAGAGCATCCGCTCACCACCGAAGGCGATCCCTCCAAGCGGATCAAGTACGGCCAAGCCAGTTGGGTGTATGGCGAGGAACTCCGCGTGCGCGAGGCGATGTGGTTCTCGCCGGACTCGACGATGCTGGCGTTCTATCGGTTCGACGAGACCGGCGTCCAAGACTACTTCCTGACGCTCGACGTGTCGAAGGTGCAGGACCGCCTCGACGTCGAGGCGTATCCGAAGGCCGGATCCAAAAATCCCGAGGTGGCGCTCCTCGTCGCCGACGTCGCCACCCGGTCCCTCGTGACGATCGACACGAACTTCGACACGGGAACGCCCGACCTCGGCCACTACGTGTACGGCGTGCAGTGGTCCCCCGACGGCCAAGAGCTGCTGTTCAACCGGACCAACCGCAAACAGAACGTGATGGAGTTCTGCGCCGCGGATCCCAAAACGGGCAAGTGCCGGGTGATCGTGCGGGAATCCTCTCCTGAAAGCTGGACCGACAACTCGCCGCCCATCACCTTCCTCGATCCCCAACCGGGCAAGCCTCGGCGGTTCCTTTGGACTTCGGCCCGTAACGGTTATTACAACCTCTATCTTGGGGACCTGGGTGGAGCGCCGCTGAAGGCGGTGACCCAGAACCAATTCGACCTGGCCGGCATCGAGCGGGTCGACGAGAAGGCCGGGGTCGTGTACTACATGGCCCGCGACGGAGACACGCCTTACAAAGCCCAACTCCACCGAGTGGGTCTGGACGGAAAGGGCGACAAGCGGCTGACCGACCCCAAGTTCAACCACAGCGTGGACCTCGCCCCCGATGGATCCACCTTCCTCGACACCTTCGAGTCGAACGACGTGCCGCCTTCGACCCGCATCTGCGACGCGGCGGGCAAGGAACTGGCCGTGCTCGCCGAGAGCGATGTGGCCCAGTTCGAGGCCCTCGGCCTGCAAAAGGTCGAGTCGTTCACCTACCTGGCGGCCGATGGAAAGACGGTGCTCTACGGCCAGTTGCACAAGCCCTCCGACTTCGATCCGTCGAAGAAGTACCCGTTGATCGTCAGCCTCTACGCAGGCCCCGAGTCGGGTGGGTCGCTGGCGCGCTTCTCCACGCCGAACCCGATCACCGAGATGGGCTTTCTCGTAGCGTCGTTCGAGGGGAGGGGGACCAACGGTCGGGGCAAAGCGTTCAAGGACGCGGTCTACGGCAAACTCGGCGTGGTCGAGATCGACGACCAAGCCGCAGGGGTCAAAGCCCTCCGCGAGCGTCCCTACGTGGACGGGAACCGGGTCGGCGTATACGGAACGTCCTACGGCGGTTACGCGTCGACGATGTGCCTCCTGCGTCACCCCGACGTCTTCCAAGCGGCCGTCGCAAGTTCAAGCGTGACGGATTGGCGGAACTACGACACGATCTATACCGAACGCTACATGGGATTGCCTTCCGAGGACGAGAACAAGGCGGGGTACGACGAGGGCTCGGCCATGAAGTACGCGAGAGACCTCAAGGGCCACCTCATGCTCTTCTACGGAACCGCCGACAACAACGTCCATCCCGCCAACACCTACCAACTGGCGCAAGCGCTCCAGCGGGCGGGCAAATCCTTCGACATGATGGCGGGCCCCGACATGGGCCATTCGGGAATCAACCAGACGCGGATGTGGGAGTTCTTCGTCGACCACCTGATCCTGTCGACGTCAGGGGACGATGTCGAGAGACTCCACGCCGCGTGGCGAAAGAGCGTCTCTCACCGGCGCGGCTTGGCGATCCAAAAGCCGTAG
- a CDS encoding mechanosensitive ion channel family protein translates to MSPALRFLLASAACLLAAGARAQLPMPPIGGGSPNQVPERLSNPRATVRTFLEAMNESRTKDAAETLDLSSVNLVLRDTEGPRLAKMLFDVLNRTIYVDLELIPDKQGGDAYTLVRPKDPAGRVVGAIELARLDSGAWKFSRATVEALPAMWEAVRDRPTIAGLKEIDARSVDPGEWLRSQVPEPWRAKSFWLEHWQWMMLGALVLASVALHLLTRLLLAGVLRVRYRIVGARLSDSVRRGLRRSIGWILTASMLLLSVPYLNLPELLGAALILGSRVLQFATAIWMLFAIWDAVMEAFSNRATQFMQRADAVLIPIASKFGKFVILAAGLILFAASMGINLAGIVAGIGVGGLVLALAAKDSVENVFGSLTILFDMPFGIGDWVRIGEIDGTVEEINLRSTRIRTFEDSVITVPNSNMIKASVENFGVRRYRRLKMAIALTYSTPPEKIEEFCTGIREMIANHPKTRKDKYHVEMNAMNASSLDVLLYMFFETDLYAEELALRGAFLLDIARYAETIGVEFAFPSRSVYIQSSPPSAATGD, encoded by the coding sequence ATGAGCCCGGCGCTTCGATTTCTCCTGGCCTCCGCCGCTTGCCTGTTGGCCGCTGGGGCCCGCGCCCAGTTGCCGATGCCGCCGATCGGCGGCGGGTCGCCCAACCAGGTGCCCGAGCGGCTCTCGAATCCTCGGGCGACGGTGCGCACGTTCCTCGAGGCCATGAACGAATCGCGGACCAAAGACGCCGCTGAAACCCTCGACCTCAGCTCGGTCAATCTCGTCTTGCGGGACACAGAGGGTCCGCGCCTCGCAAAAATGCTGTTCGACGTGCTCAACCGGACGATCTACGTCGATCTCGAGCTCATCCCCGACAAGCAAGGAGGCGACGCCTACACGCTGGTGCGCCCCAAGGACCCCGCGGGGCGCGTCGTAGGGGCGATCGAACTTGCCCGCCTGGACAGCGGTGCGTGGAAGTTCTCGCGGGCCACCGTCGAGGCGCTTCCCGCCATGTGGGAGGCCGTCCGAGACCGCCCCACGATCGCAGGCCTCAAGGAGATCGACGCCCGCTCCGTCGACCCCGGCGAGTGGCTGCGCTCTCAAGTTCCCGAACCGTGGCGTGCAAAGTCGTTTTGGCTTGAACACTGGCAGTGGATGATGCTCGGGGCCCTGGTCCTTGCTTCCGTGGCGCTCCACCTGTTGACGCGCCTCTTGCTGGCCGGCGTCCTCCGCGTGCGCTATCGCATCGTCGGCGCGCGCCTGTCGGATTCGGTCCGCCGGGGCCTGAGGCGATCGATCGGGTGGATTCTGACGGCGTCGATGCTCCTCCTCAGCGTGCCTTATCTGAATCTTCCGGAGCTGCTGGGAGCCGCGCTGATTCTCGGCAGCAGGGTCCTTCAGTTCGCCACCGCGATCTGGATGCTGTTCGCGATCTGGGACGCCGTCATGGAGGCCTTCTCGAACCGTGCCACGCAGTTCATGCAACGCGCGGACGCCGTCCTTATCCCAATCGCTTCGAAGTTCGGCAAGTTCGTCATCCTCGCCGCCGGATTGATCCTGTTCGCGGCGTCGATGGGCATCAACCTGGCGGGCATCGTCGCAGGCATCGGCGTCGGCGGCCTCGTGCTTGCGCTGGCGGCCAAGGACAGCGTGGAGAACGTGTTTGGATCGCTCACCATCCTGTTCGACATGCCGTTTGGCATCGGCGATTGGGTCCGAATCGGAGAGATCGACGGCACGGTGGAGGAGATCAACCTTCGAAGCACGCGCATCCGAACGTTCGAAGATTCGGTGATCACGGTTCCGAACAGCAACATGATCAAAGCCTCGGTCGAGAACTTCGGGGTGCGGCGGTATCGCCGGCTGAAGATGGCGATCGCGCTGACCTACAGCACGCCTCCGGAGAAGATCGAGGAGTTCTGCACGGGTATTCGCGAAATGATCGCGAACCACCCAAAGACGCGGAAAGACAAGTACCACGTCGAAATGAACGCGATGAACGCCAGCTCGCTGGACGTGCTTCTCTACATGTTCTTCGAAACGGACCTGTACGCCGAGGAGTTGGCGTTGCGCGGGGCCTTTCTGCTCGACATCGCGCGCTATGCCGAGACGATCGGCGTCGAGTTCGCCTTCCCGTCGCGCAGCGTCTACATCCAATCCTCCCCCCCAAGCGCGGCCACGGGTGACTAG
- a CDS encoding PEP-CTERM sorting domain-containing protein (PEP-CTERM proteins occur, often in large numbers, in the proteomes of bacteria that also encode an exosortase, a predicted intramembrane cysteine proteinase. The presence of a PEP-CTERM domain at a protein's C-terminus predicts cleavage within the sorting domain, followed by covalent anchoring to some some component of the (usually Gram-negative) cell surface. Many PEP-CTERM proteins exhibit an unusual sequence composition that includes large numbers of potential glycosylation sites. Expression of one such protein has been shown restore the ability of a bacterium to form floc, a type of biofilm.) produces MKKVLVLALCGVVGSAFAQTAFWSGDTTGGPTMARPLSYTGTSGSGTAVHYQVQPFWVTVGGTYTFEINGVSHPDTYALAYSSFNPATPLVGLLDGDDDFSGSFTLLSGTGQGFASSRIGVGETTNFSGGTGLGLSANTQYYAVVAGFGNNDFGTYDAAIGGGQGRVVLGAVPEPATMLALIAGVAGLASRRRRK; encoded by the coding sequence ATGAAAAAGGTACTTGTTTTGGCGCTTTGTGGCGTCGTGGGCAGCGCGTTTGCACAGACGGCGTTTTGGTCTGGAGACACCACGGGTGGCCCGACGATGGCCCGCCCCCTCTCGTACACCGGGACTTCCGGCAGCGGCACGGCGGTTCACTACCAGGTGCAGCCGTTCTGGGTCACCGTTGGCGGGACCTACACGTTCGAGATCAACGGCGTCTCGCACCCGGACACCTATGCGCTCGCGTACAGCAGCTTCAACCCGGCCACGCCGTTGGTCGGCCTGCTGGACGGGGACGACGACTTCAGCGGTTCGTTCACGCTGTTGTCGGGCACGGGGCAAGGATTTGCCTCCTCCCGAATCGGGGTCGGTGAGACGACCAACTTCTCCGGTGGAACGGGCCTCGGGCTCTCCGCGAACACCCAGTACTATGCCGTCGTGGCGGGATTCGGCAACAACGACTTCGGCACGTACGACGCCGCCATCGGTGGCGGCCAGGGTCGCGTCGTGCTCGGCGCGGTGCCTGAGCCTGCGACGATGCTCGCGCTGATCGCCGGCGTAGCCGGCCTCGCCTCGCGCCGCCGACGCAAGTAA